The stretch of DNA CTGCTTGTCGTCGATTTTGAAACGTAGATTGAGGTTGATGGTTTGGGTGGTGTAGTTGCTGTTTCTGATAAACCCGTCTTCCCCGACGTTGCTGACAAACAGGGACGCATCGAGATTCTCGAACTGCTGCCCCACCGCGATGCCTTCCTTGTGGTAGCCGAACGAGCCTCCGCTCAGGAAGGTCTCCACTCCGTTGATATCGCTCCCGCGCTTGGTGCGGAAGTGCACCATGCCGCCGAGGGCATAGTTGTCATAGAGCGATGACGATGCGCCCCGAATGACTTCCACGCTCCGCATGAACCAGGGATCATGGATATCCAACCGCGACAATCCGTCCGATTGAGTTTGGATGAACCCATCCTCGTACATCTTGATGTCACGCACGGCGAACGTGGTTTTGGCGCCCTGGCCACGAATCATCATGCTGAAGTCGCGCGGGCCGTTGGCCTGCCGCAACACCACACCAGGGAGGGATTCCATCGATTCCTTCATGGTCCTGGTCGGTTGCGAGTCCGTCTCCGATTGTTCGGTCGATGACAGCGACAAGCCCTCGGGCCGTCGCTGCACCCGATCACTCACGATGCTCACGTCGGACAATTCGTATTGCGGAATCGGCTCCGACGCCTTACTCTCCGGGGCGTCCTTCACGACAGGCGACGGTGTCGGTATGGTGGCCGCCCCTGGGGTCGGTTGCTGCTGCAATTCTTCCAACTCTCGAAGAATGTTCTGCAGTTGGTCGCGCAGATCACGCTCCCGCACACTTTTGTCGGCACCAGCCTCCTGTCCCAGGGAGATAGCCGGCACCAGGGCCATGACCGCCCAGACTGCGCAACATGCGATGACATGAAATCCACATAAATGAAGACGGGCCCGCATACGAATCCTTCCGGCACAACGGTGCACATGACAGTAACGTGAAACCCTTCTCGCCCCTGTCTGCGCGGACGAGAAGAGAAGCTAGACCATCTAGCGATGTACGAGGAGATTACGAGTGAATGGGCGGTGCGCGAGAAGCGGTGTGGTAGCCGCCGCCGCCCGCAATGACGGCGTGACCGCTCTCGACGAAGAGGGTCGCCATGAACAACGGCTGCAGTACCAGCGCAACAGGGCCGGTATCCGAGGTTGGATTCGCCTGACAGGCCCAGGCGCAGAAGCTGGAATGGGAGACCGTTCCGCCATGATGGTGAGCGGTCGGTTTCGAATCGACATGATCGACTATGCAGGCGACGGAAAAGACGGCCAGGACCAGGTAGAGCCCTGCCAGCACTGCCGCCGCTCCGGAAACCGCTGTCCGCATCCGCATCATGGCATCACACTCTGGACGGCACGTACGACCGTGGGCGCATCCCAGTCGCGCGGCCCGACCGCGCGCCCGATCAACGTGCCTTGTGGATCGATGAAGATCGTCGTCGGCAGCGCGCGCACCAGGTAGGCATGGGACACGTCATGATCTTCATCGAACAGCACTGGCAGCTGCACCTTCAGGTTGGCGAGAAACTGTTTGATCCCTTCGCGCTGTAAATCAGTCGTGATGGTGAGCAGTGCGAACCGTTCGGGGTCCAACTGCTGACGCAAGCGCCCGAGCGCAGGCATCTCGTCTTTACAGGGACCGCACCAGGTGGCCCAGAAATTGACCACCACGACCTTCCCCTTCAAGTCAGCCAGTTGCACCCGCGAGCCATCTAGAGCCTGCAGCGCAAACGGCGCCGCTTGGGTACCGGTCTCCACTCGTCCGATCTTGAGCGCCGCCAGGGAATCCTCCGCCGCCGCAGAACTTGCCGCAAGCCAGAAGGCGAGGGACAGCAGCAAACCGTGCATCGTGTTACCGTTCATCGTGACGACTCACACCACCCCTACTGCGCCGCCTCAGCGGCGACGCTGGTGGGTGAAAGCCGCAACGTCTGCGTCACAATTTTATGGCCGGGCATGCCGTGCTCCATCCAAGCCATGGCAAAGACGCCCTGCCGATTCACCGCCACCACCGGGGTTTGGCTTTTTCGTTCATTCAACTTGTACGGAGCCGTAAACCCGAGGCCCCGGTCGGTCGAGACGCTCATCACCACATCCCGCTTCACCGGGCCCTGCTCCTCCCAGATCACAACTACCCGCCCCTCCGGATCGACCGCGATCTGTGGATGGTCGGGGAACGTGTTCTTGGACACATTCAACTGCCGCTTCGGTGAAAACGTGCGACCGCGATCATCGGAATACGCAATATAGACGGCGGGAATTTCATCGG from Nitrospira sp. encodes:
- a CDS encoding TlpA family protein disulfide reductase, which encodes MHGLLLSLAFWLAASSAAAEDSLAALKIGRVETGTQAAPFALQALDGSRVQLADLKGKVVVVNFWATWCGPCKDEMPALGRLRQQLDPERFALLTITTDLQREGIKQFLANLKVQLPVLFDEDHDVSHAYLVRALPTTIFIDPQGTLIGRAVGPRDWDAPTVVRAVQSVMP